In the genome of Streptomyces sp. P3, the window GCGTCGGCCTGTCGATGGACCTCGCCCAGGCGCCCCTGATCACCGCCCATGTCGCGCCCCTCCCCGGGACCGACGGCTGGGTGGCCCTGGTGCGGCTCCACCACATCGTCCAGGACCACACCGCACTCGAGGTGCTGCTCTCCGAACTGGACGCGTTCGTCAACGGCCGGGCCGACGAGCTCCCGGAGCCGCTGCCGTTCCGTGACTTCGTCGCGCAGGCGCGGACCGGGGCGGACACCGCCGGGCACGAGCGCTACTTCACCCGTCTGCTGGCGGACGTCACCGAGGGCACCGCACCGTACGGCGCAGTGAACGTGCGCGGCGACGGGGCCGGTGTGGTGCGCGCCAAGGTGGCGTTCGAGCCCGAGCTGGACCTGCGGCTGCGCGAGGTTTCCCGCCGGCTCGGCGCGAGCGCGGCGACGGTGATGCACGTCGCCTGGTCGCGGGCGCTCGCGGTGATGGCGGGGCGGGACGACGTCGTCTTCGGTACCGTGCTGTTCGGCCGGATGAACGCGAGCGGCGCCTCGGACCGGGTGCCGGGGCCGTTCATGAACACGCTGCCGGTGCGGGTGCGGACGGATGAGCTCGGTGTTCTGGGCGCGGTGTCGGCGATACGCGACCAGCTGGCGGAGTTGCTGGAGCATGAGCACGCTCCGCTCGCCCTGGCGCAGAACGCCAGCGGTGTCGAGGGCGGTGCCCCACTGTTCTCCGCGCTCTTCAACTACCGCCACAACACGGAGGAGAGGACCCCGACGCCGGCGGAGCCCGTGGACCGGCCGGCGGGCGGATTCCGTACGTTGTTCGCCAGAGAGCTGACGAACTACCCGCTCGCCGTCTCGGTGGACGACGACGGCGACGCGATCGGCCTGGCCGTGGACGCTGTGTCCCCGATCGATGCGTTGGCGGTCGGTGGGTTGGTGCGGACGGCGGCCGAGGGTGTGGTGTCGGCGCTGGAGGTGGCGCTGGACGGTGGTCCGCAGGTGGCGCTGAGTTCGGTTGAGGTACTGGACGAGGGCGAGCGTCGGCGGGTGCTGGCCGAGTGGAGTGGTGCCGCGGCGGAGGCTGAGGAGAGCACGCTTCCGGCGTTGTTCGAGGCGCAGGTGGCCCGGACGCCGGACGCGTCGGCGGTGGTGTCCGGGGGCGTTGAGCTGTCGTATGCGGAGTTGGATGCGCGGGCGAACCGGCTGGCGCGGCTGTTGGTGGGCCGTGGTGTGGGCCCGGAGTCGGTGGTGGGGGTCTGCCTGGAGCGTGGTGTCGAGTCGGTGGTGGCGCTGCTGGCGGTGGTGAAGGCGGGTGGTGCGTATCTGCCGGTTGATCCGGAGTATCCGGTGGAGCGGATCGCGTTCATGCTGGCGGATGCGGCGCCGGTTGTGGTGGTGACGTCGCGTGCTGTGGCCGGGGTGGTCCCGGGCTCGGTGCCTGCGGTGGTGGTGGATGAGCCGGCTGTGGTGGAGGAGCTGGCTGGTCTGGCGGGTGGGCCGTTGGGGGTGGCCGTGCTGCCGTCGCATCCGGCGTATGTGATCTATACGTCGGGCTCGACGGGCCGGCCGAAGGGTGTGGTGGTTGAGCATCGTTCGGTTGCGGGTCTGTTGGCGTGGGCGGGTGTGGAGTTCGGTGGTGCGGACTTTGCGCGGGTGTTGGTGTCGACGTCGTTCAACTTCGATGTGTCGGTGTTCGAGTTGTTCGGTCCGTTGGTGTCGGGCGGCAGTGTGGAGGTGGTCAAGGATCTGCTGGCGTTGGCGGATCGGGATGCTGGTGTGGGTGAGGTGAGTCTGGTCAGTGGTGTGCCGTCGGCGTTCGCGCAGGTGGTGGCCGGTGGCGTTCTTGCTGTTGAGCCTGGTGTGGTGGTGCTGGCCGGTGAGGCGCTGACGGCTGACACGGTGGCCGGCATTCGTGCCGTGCTGCCGGGGGTTCGGGTGGCGAACATCTACGGTCCGACCGAGGCGACGGTGTATGCGACCGCGTGGTTCGCCGAGGGGGACGTGGAGGGTGTGGTGCCGATCGGCCGGCCGGTCGCCGGTACTCACGCCTTTGTGCTGGATGCGCGGCTGCGGCCGGTGCCGGTGGGTGTGGCGGGTGAGCTGTATCTGGCGGGTTCGGGTCTGGCACGTGGGTATCTGGGCCGTCCCGGTTTGTCGGCGGAGCGGTTCGTCGCCTCGCCGTACGGCAGCGGTGAGCGGCTGTACCGCACGGGTGACGTGGTGCGCTGGAACGCCCGGGGCGAGGTGGAATACCTCGGCCGTGCGGACGAACAGGTGAAGATCCGTGGCTTCCGTATCGAACCCGGCGAGGTCCAGTCCGTGATCGCCGGCCACGACCTGGTCCGCCAGTCCGTCGTGTTGGTCCGCGAGGACGTGCCCGGCGACAAGCGCCTGGTCGCCTACGTCGTCCCCGATGGCGACACTGCGGGTGGCGAACTCGCCCAGCACGTCACTGGCTTCGTGGCGTCCCAATTGCCGGAGTACATGGTGCCGTCGGCCGTGGTGGTGCTGGACGCGCTGCCGTTGTCGGTGAACGGCAAGCTGGACCGCAAGGCCCTGCCCGCGCCCGTGTATTCCACCGGCTCCGGTCGCGGCCCGGCGAGCGTGCAGGAGGAGATTCTCTGCGCGGTCTTCGCCGAGGTGCTCGGCCTGGAGAGCGTCGGCGTGGACGACGACTTCTTCCGCCTTGGCGGTCACTCCCTGCTCGCGGTGCGTCTGGTGGGCCGGGTGCGGTCGGTTCTGGGTGTGGAGGTGCCGCTGCGGGTGCTGTTCGAGGCGCCCACCGTTGCGGGGCTCGCGGTTCGGCTCGGGGGTGTGGAGCGGGCGCGGGTGGCGTTGACGGCGGGGGAGCGGCCGGAGCGGGTGCCGCTGTCGTTCGCGCAGCGCCGCCTGTGGTTCATCAACCAGCTCGAAGGGGACGGTGCCGCCTACAACGTCCCGGCGGTGATCCGGCTGTCCGGCGATGTCGACCGTGATGCGCTGGGTGCCGCGTTCCTGGACGTGCTTGGACGGCACGAGGTGCTGCGCACGGTCTTCCCGGTGGTCGACGGCGAGCCCTACCAGCACATCCTGGATCCACAGGAGCTGGACTGGCAGCTGACCGTGTCCGAGGTGGCGCCTGAGGACCTTTCGACCGCGGTCGAAAGGGCGCTGAACCACAGCTTCGACCTGGCGTCCGAACTTCCCATAAGGGCTTGGTTGTTCGAGGCGGGTGCGGAGCTGCGGGCGTTGGTCGTGGTGATGCACCATGTGGCCAGTGACGGCTGGTCGCGGGGGCCGTTGGCGCGGGATCTGTCGATCGCTTATGCGGCGCGCGGTGCGGGCGGGGTGCCGGAGTGGGCGCCGCTGCCGGTGCAGTACGCGGACTACACCCTGTGGCAGCGCGAGATCCTCGGGGACGAGAACGACCCCGAGAGTGTGATGGCCGGCCAGGTCGCCTACTGGCGTGAGGCGTTGTCGGGTTCTCCGGAGGAGTTGGGTCTGCCGTTCGACCGGGTGCGTCCGGCGGTGGGTTCGCACCGGGGTTATCAGGTGCCGGTGGAGGTTCCGGCGGTGGTGCATGAGCGGCTGGTGGAGGTGGCCCGGGCGGAGGGTGTGACGCCGTTCATGGTGTTGCAGGCCTCGCTGGCGGTGCTGCTCTCCAAGCTCGGCGCGGGGACGGACATCCCGATCGGTTCGGCGAACGCGGGCCGCACCGACGAGGCGCTGGATGATCTGGTCGGTTTCTTCATCAACACGTTGGTGGTGCGGACGGATCTGTCGGGGTGGCCGAGTTTCCGTGAGGTGTTGGGCCGGGTGCGGGAGCGGACGCTGTCGGCGCTGGCGCATCAGGATGTGCCGTTCGAGCGGTTGGTGGAGGAGCTGGCGCCTGCTCGCTCGATGGCCCGCCACCCGCTCTTCCAGGTCGTCCTGACCAAGCAGAACACCGTGGACGCGGTGTTGGAGCTGCCCGGTATGCAGTCCGGCACGGCACCCGCGGATCCCGGATCGTCCGAGTCCGAGCCCGGCAAGCCGGATCCGACCGCCCACGAGTCCGCGGCGAAGTTCGACCTGGACGTCATCGTGGGCGAGGACTTCGACGCTGATGGTCGTCCGGTGGGTGTGCGGGGCACGGTGACGGTGTCGGCGGATCTGTTCGAGCCGGTGTGGGCCGGGCGGATCGCTACGGCGTGGGTCCGGGTGCTGGATGCGGTGACGAGCGACCCGGGTATTGCGGTGGCGTCGGTCGATGTGACCGAGGCGGCTGAGCGGGAGCAGGTGCTGACCGGCTGGAACGCGACGGCTGTGGAGGTTGCGGGTTCGTCGGTGGTGGAGCTGTTCGAGGCGTGGGTGGCGCGGGCGCCGGATGCGGTGGCGATCGTGGCCGACGGCGAGCGGCTGACCTTCGCCGAGCTGGATGCGCGGGCGAACCGGCTGGCGCATTACCTGATCGGTCAGGGTGTGGGGGCGGAGTCGGTGGTGGGGCTGGCCCTGCCGCGTGGTGTCGGGATGATCGCCGGGATGCTGGCGGTGTGGAAGTCGGGGGCGGGTTATCTGCCGTTGGATGCGGCGCAGCCGACGGAGCGGGTGGCCTTCGCGATGAAGGACAGCCGGGCGGCGCTGGTGGTGACCACGGAGGAGATCCTCGACGAACTGCCCTCGGTGGGCGTGCGGTTGGTGGCCGTCGACGGTGCTCTCGTGCGGATGCAGCTGGCCGGCCTGCCCGAGACCGCACCCGGTATCGCCCCGCAGCCCGACGGCCTGGCCTATGTGATCTATACGTCGGGTTCGACGGGTCGTCCGAAGGGTGTCGCGGTCACGCACGGCGGTGTGGCGAACTATGTGGCCTCGGTGCCCGGCCGTATCGGGTTCGATGTGCCGGGCGGGCGGTATGCGCTGTTGCAGGCGCAGGCCACGGACCTGGGCAACACGGTGGTCTTCGCGAGCCTGGCGACCGGTGGAGAGCTGCATGTCCTGCCCGAGGAAGCGGTCACCGACCCGGCGCTGGTGGCCGGCTACCTGACCGAGCACTCGATCGACTTCCTCAAGGCCGTTCCCTCGCACCTGGCCGCGCTGGCCTCCGTGGCCGGGGCGGAGGGCGTGCTGCCGGCCCGTTCGCTGGTCCTGGGCGGCGAGGCCGCTTCCCCGGAGCTGGTGCGTGAGCTGGTTGAACGCGCCGGTAAGGCGGCGGTGTTCAATCACTACGGTCCGACGGAGACGACCATCGGTGTCGCGACCACCCGCCTGAGCGCGGACGACGCGGCGGCAGGCCTGGTCCCGGTCGGCTCGCCGGTGGGCAACACCCGCTTCTACGTCCTGGACGAGGCTCTGCGCCCCGTACCGGTGGGCGTGGCCGGTGAGCTGTACGTCGCGGGTGCGCAGCTGGCGCGCGGCTATGTCCAGCGTGCGGGGCTCACGGCGGAGCGGTTCGTGGCGAATCCGTTCGAGCCGGGTGTGCGGATGTATCGCACGGGTGACCGGGCCCGCTGGACGGCCGACGGTCGGGTGGTGTTCCTGGGCCGCACGGACGAGCAGGTCAAGGTCCGTGGCTACCGGATCGAGCTGGGTGAGGTGCAGTCCGTCGCCGCCGCGTACCCGCTGGTGGCTCAGGCTGTCGTCGTGGCCCGCGCGGACGTCCCGGGGGAGACCCGTCTGGTGGCGTACGTCGTCGCGGACGATCCGGACGAGGACAGCAGCAAACTTCCCTCCGCGGTACGTGAGTTCGTCGGGCGGCGTCTGCCGGAGCACATGGTGCCGTCGGCCGTCGTGGTCTTGGATGAGCTGCCGCTGACCGGGAACGGCAAGCTGGACCGCAAGGCGCTTCCCGCTCCGGACTACGGCAACTCCTCGGCCGGTACCGGCCGCCGCGCGGCAAGTCTGCAGGAGGAGTTGCTCTGCCTGGCCTTCGCCGAGGTCCTCGGCCTGGAGAGCGTCGGTGTCGACGACGACTTCTTCGACCTTGGCGGTCACTCCCTCCTCGCGGTGCGCCTGGTCAGCCGTATCCGCACCGTTCTGGGCGTGGAGACGGAGATCCGCACCCTGTTCGAGGCCCCGACCGTCGCGGCCCTCGCCGCCCGCCTCACGGGCGCCGAAACCGCCCGCACCCCCCTCACACCCATGCCGCGACCGGAGCACCTCCCGCTCTCCTACGGACAACGCCGGCTGTGGATCATCAACCAGATGGACGGCCCCAGCAGCACCTACAACATCCCGGTCAGCTCGCGGATCCCGGGCGATGTGGACGCCCCTCAGCTGAACGCCGCGTTCCTCGACCTGATCGAGCGGCACGAGGTGCTGCGCACGGTGTTCCCGGCGGTCGACGGCGAGCCGCACCAGCGGATCCTGGAGCCCGCCGCACTGGAGTGGGCGCTGCAGGTGATCGACGTGGAGCGGGATGCGCTGGGCGCGGCGGTCGACGAGGCCGAGCAGTACGAGTTCGACCTGTCCTGCGAGATCCCGATCCGGGCGACGTTGTTCCGGGTTGGCCCCGAGGAGTGCGTGCTGGTGATCGTGGTGCACCACATCGCCTCCGACGGCTGGTCGTGGGGTCCGACCATGGCCGACCTGAGGACGGCCTACGCGGCGCGCAGCGCCGGCCGGGCACCGGCGTGGGAGCCGCTGCCGGTCCAGTACGCGGACTACACGCTCTGGCAGCGCGAGGTGCTGGGCGACTCCGTCGACCCGGAGAGCCTGAGTGCGCGTCAGATCGCTTACTGGCGCGAGGCGCTGGCCGGGGTCCCGGAGGAGCTGGAGCTGCCGGCCGACCGGCCGCGACCGGCGACGGCGAGCCACCGGGGCCACCGGACGGCGCTGGAGGTCTCGCCGGAGGTGCACGCGCGACTGTCGGAGATGGCGCGGTCCGAGGGCGTGACCATGTTCATGGTCATGCACGGTGCGCTGTCCGTCCTGCTCAACCGGCTCGGTGCGGGCACCGACTTCCCGATCGGGTCGGCTGCGGCAGGCCGTACGGACGAGGCGCTGAGCCCGTTGATCGGGTATTTCGTCAACACCTTCGTGGTACGGACCGACGTGTCGGGCGATCCGACCTTCCGCGAGGTGCTCGCGCGGGTGCGGGAGGCCGCGCTGGGGTCGCTCTCCCATACGGACGTGCCGTTCGAGAAGCTGGTGGAGGAGCTGTCGCCGGCCCGTTCGATGGCCCGCCACCCGCTCTTCCAGGTGATGTTCCTGCTGGAGAACGCCGTCCGTGCGAAGAGTGACACGAGGACCGAAGAGCCCGGTCACTGGACCAACGGTGACTCCTACGAGAACGCCGACGGCGGCGTCCTGGCCACCCGCTCCGCCACGGTCAAGTTCGACCTGGACTTCGACATGGTCGAGGTGCACGACGTGGAGGGCACGCCGACCGGGATGCACGGCGGGCTGACCGCCTCCGCGGACCTCTTCGACGCCGAGTCGAGCGTGCGCATCGCGCAGCGGTGGGTCCGGCTCCTGGCGACCCTTGCCGCCGACCCGGACCTGCCGGTCAGTGAGGTCGACCTGCTCGGCCCGGAGGAGCGGCACCGGGTGCTCACCGAGTGGAACGCCACCGAGGCGCCCGTGCCGGACGGGACGGTCGTGGAACTCTTCGAGGCGCAGGCCGCCCGGACGCCCGACGCGGTCGCTCTGGTGCAGGGCGAGGTCGAGCTCAGCTACGCCGAGCTGGACGCCCGGGCGAACCGGGTGGCGCGGCTGCTCGCGGGCCGGGGCATCGGCCCGGAGAACGTGGTCGCGGCGGTCTTCGAGCGCACCGTCGACCTGGTGGTGGCACTTCTCGGGGTGATCAAGGCGGGTGCCACCTACCTGCCGATCGACCCGGCGTACCCGGCGGACCGGATCGCTTATGTGATCGCCGACTCGGGTGCCGTCTGCCGTCTCACCAGCGAGAGCCTGGGCGAGCGGCCGGCCGAGCCCGAGGGACGGCTGGCCGAGGACACCGAGGCGCAGCGGGTCCCGGTGGTGCTGCTCGACTCCGCCGAGGTGCGGGCCGAGCTGGCGGCCCTGGCGGACGGCCCGCTGACGGACGGCGAGCGCACGGCGGCCCTGCTGCCGGAGCACCCGATGTGGGTGATCTACACCTCCGGCTCCACCGGGCGCCCCAAGGGCGTGCTGGTGGAACACCGGGCGATCGTCAACTTCCTGTCGGCGATGCAGGACCGCTTCGCGCTGGACGCCGACGAGCGGCTGCTGGCGGTGAGCACCCACGGCTGCGACATGGCCGGGTTCGAGTTCTACCTGCCACTGCTGAACGGCGCCCGGATCGTACTGGCCGCACAGGAGCAGGTGCTCGACCCGTGGGCGCTGCGCGCTCTGATCCGGGACACCGGTGCGACGATCGTGCACGCCACGCCGAGCCTGTGGCGCGGCCTGGTGGCCGACGCCGAGGACCCGGTGGACTGGTCCCGGGTCCGCGCGATGATCGGCGCCGAGGCGCTGCCGGCCGACCTGGCGCGGACCCTGCTGAGCCGCACGCCCACCCTGACCAACCTGTACGGTCCGACCGAGACCACGGTCTGGTCGACCGGCAAGGAGCTGGCGGGCGAGGACGCGGACGCGTCGTCGATCGGCTCCCCGATCGGCAACACCCGGGTCTACGTGCTGGACGAGCGCCTGTCGCCGGTGCCGGTCGGTGTGGCCGGCGAGCTGTACATCGCGGGGCGCAGCGTGGCGCGCGGCTACCTGGGCCGGCCGGGTCTGACGGCGGGCCGGTTCGTCGCCGACCCGTTCGCCGGCCCCGGCGAAAGGATGTACCGGACGGGCGACGTGGTGCGGTGGACCGCGCACGGCGACCTGCAGTACGTCGGGCGCTCGGACGACCAGGTGAAGGTGCGCGGCTTCCGCGTGGAGCTGGGCGAGATCGAGTCGGTGCTCGCCGGGCACCGGTCGGTGGGCCAGGCCGTGGCGCTGGTGCGCGAGGACGCCCCCGGCGACCAGCGGCTGGTGGCCTATGTGGTGCCGAAGCGGGGCGTCGCACAGGAGGAGCTGGACCAGCTCGGGCAGGCGGTGCGCGGGGTGGCGCAGGACCGGCTGCCGGGGTACATGGTCCCGTCCGCGGTGGTGGTGATCGACAAGCTGCCGCTGATGCCGAACGGCAAGCTGGACCGCAAGGCCCTCCCGGTGCCGGAGACCGAGGTGCGCGAGGACGCCCACCACTCGGTCACCTCCTTCGAGGCGAACATCGGCGCCGCGTTCGCGGAGGTCCTCGGCCTGGACGGCGTCGGCGTGGACGACGACTTCTTCGCCCTCGGCGGCCACTCGCTGCTCGCCGTCCGGCTGGTGGAGAAACTGCGGGAGAGCGGGGTGACGATCGCGGTGCGGGACCTGTTCGCGGCGCCCACCGTGGCCGAGCTGATGAAGCGGATGAGCCTGTCCTCGGTGCGGGACGCGCTGGACGTGCTGCTGCCGATCCGGGAGCAGGGCGAGCGTCCGCCGTTCTTCTTCCTCCACCCGGCGGTCGGCGTCAGCTGGTGCTACATGTCGCTGGTGCGGTACGTGCCGGCCGACGTTCCGCTGTACGCCCTGCAGGCCCGCGGCCTCGACGGCAGCGGAGAACTCGCCGGATCCATCGCGGAGATGGCCGCGGACTACATCGAACAGATGCG includes:
- a CDS encoding non-ribosomal peptide synthetase, giving the protein MVPLSFAQRRLWFLSQLEGPSATYNIPIVRRLPGRIEADALHMALRDVIGRHEVLRTVYPTVDGEPYQRILKMEELDWEPVVADLPPAELDSRISELESHPFDLADEVPIRATLLRTGPEESVLVVVVHHIASDGWSTGPLLRDVTQAYLARSEGRAPEWEPLPVQYADYTLWQRELLGDHEDPESLLARQLAYWRDKLAGAPEELDLPSDHARTAVASHRGHGVALEIPAAVHARLAEVARAEDATVFMVLQSALAVMLSRLGAGTDIPIATAVAGRTDVALDDMVGFFVNTLVLRTDLTGDPAFREVLAQARQTGWDALAHQDVPFEKLVEELAPARSLARHPLVQVMLTVHNNERIVLERSGAESDGRTAAGAAVDVRAAKFDLELDFVELFDQNGAPAGLRGSLTASVDLFERDAAARLATRFRRALELLVAEPETRVSGLEVLDADERRRVLVEWNDTAVGVEGGTLPGLFEAQVALTPDAVAVVFEGVEVSFAELDARANRLARLLAGRGVGPESVVGVCLERGVGLVVALLAVVKAGAAYLPLDPEYPAERVAVVLEDAVPAAVVTARAFTEVIPAGAPVVVLDAPAVVEELAGLPGTALGTAVLPGHPAYVIFTSGSTGRPKGVVVAHEGIVNRLGWMQSRYQIGVGDRVVQKTPFGFDVSVWEFFWPLLEGACLVVARAGGHRDPEYLASLIVDQGVTTAHFVPSMLEAFLSEPSAVRCVSLRRVVCSGEALSPVVADRFFEVFGGVELHNLYGPTEASVDVTAWQCERGSGSGVVPIGGPVANTRLYVLDEYLQPVAPGAAGELYLAGVQLARGYANRAALTAERFVASPYGTGERMYRTGDVARWTADGVVEYLGRADEQVKIRGFRIEPGEIQAVVAAHGRVAQAAVVAREDVPGDRRLVAYVVPDGGNASGLSEDVRQFVVSRLPEYMVPSAVVVVDELPLSVNGKLDRKALPAPEYCTGSGRAPASVREEVVCAAFAEVLGLESVGVDDDFFRLGGHSLLGIRLVEVLRRRGVSLSVRALFQTPTPAGLALASDARQVVVPENLIPAGATVITPEMLPLVELTAEEIARVVATVEGGAANIADVYPLAPLQEGLLFHHLLAEGGDDAYVLPSVLEFGSRERLDDFAAALQSVIDRHDIFRTSFVWEGLNRPVQVVWRNAELPVTEVTPDPQSTDPVAELVASVGSAMDLNRAPLFTVHAAAVPGGDRWLGLVRVHHLVQDHAALETLLSEIQAFLTGRGDQLPEPLPFRTFVAHARGAAADETSHERYFAELLGDVTEPTAPYGLVDVRGVGADVVREVVPFTPAAEARLREVSRRLGVSAATVLHVAWARALAVLSGRDNVVFGTILFGRMNAGLGADRVPGPLINTLPVRVRTDELGVLDAVSAIRDQLAELLEHEHAPLALAQNASGVEGGAPLFSALFNYRHNGGQDADPAPQAEDRGERDGIRLLFSRERTNYPLAVAVDDDGDNRGLSLAVDAVSPIDALAVGGLVRTAAEGVVSALEVALDGGPQVALSSVEVLDEGERRRVLAEWSGAAAEAEESTLPALFEAQVARTPDASAVVSGGVELSYAELDARANRLARLLVGRGVGPESVVGVCLERGVESVVALLAVVKAGGAYLPVDPEYPVERIAFMLADAAPVVVVTSRAVAGVVPGSVPAVVVDEPAVVEELAGLAGGLLGAAVLPSHPAYVIYTSGSTGRPKGVVVEHRSVAGLLAWAGVEFGGADFARVLVSTSFNFDVSVFELFGPLVSGGSVEVVKDLLALADRDAGVGEVSLVSGVPSAFAQVVAGGVLAVEPGVVVLAGEALTADTVAGIRAVLPGVRVANIYGPTEATVYATAWFAEGDVEGVVPIGRPVAGTHAFVLDARLRPVPVGVAGELYLAGSGLARGYLGRPGLSAERFVASPYGSGERLYRTGDVVRWNARGEVEYLGRADEQVKIRGFRIEPGEVQAVVAAHGRVAQAAVVAREDVPGDRRLVAYVVPDGGNASGLSEDVRQFVVSRLPEYMVPSAVVVVDGLPLSVNGKLDRKALPAPEYCTGSGRAPASVREEVVCAAFAEVLGLESVGVDDDFFRLGGHSLLGIRLVEVLRRRGVSLSVRALFQTPTPAGLALASDARQVVVPENLIPAGATVITPEMLPLVELTAEEIARVVATVEGGAANIADVYPLAPLQEGLLFHHLLADDEDDAYVMPTVMEFSSREWLDSFLNALRQVVARHDILRTGIVWDGLRMPVQVVWRNAELPVTEVALDPDDSDVVEQLLTGVGLSMDLAQAPLITAHVAPLPGTDGWVALVRLHHIVQDHTALEVLLSELDAFVNGRADELPEPLPFRDFVAQARTGADTAGHERYFTRLLADVTEGTAPYGAVNVRGDGAGVVRAKVAFEPELDLRLREVSRRLGASAATVMHVAWSRALAVMAGRDDVVFGTVLFGRMNASGASDRVPGPFMNTLPVRVRTDELGVLGAVSAIRDQLAELLEHEHAPLALAQNASGVEGGAPLFSALFNYRHNTEERTPTPAEPVDRPAGGFRTLFARELTNYPLAVSVDDDGDAIGLAVDAVSPIDALAVGGLVRTAAEGVVSALEVALDGGPQVALSSVEVLDEGERRRVLAEWSGAAAEAEESTLPALFEAQVARTPDASAVVSGGVELSYAELDARANRLARLLVGRGVGPESVVGVCLERGVESVVALLAVVKAGGAYLPVDPEYPVERIAFMLADAAPVVVVTSRAVAGVVPGSVPAVVVDEPAVVEELAGLAGGPLGVAVLPSHPAYVIYTSGSTGRPKGVVVEHRSVAGLLAWAGVEFGGADFARVLVSTSFNFDVSVFELFGPLVSGGSVEVVKDLLALADRDAGVGEVSLVSGVPSAFAQVVAGGVLAVEPGVVVLAGEALTADTVAGIRAVLPGVRVANIYGPTEATVYATAWFAEGDVEGVVPIGRPVAGTHAFVLDARLRPVPVGVAGELYLAGSGLARGYLGRPGLSAERFVASPYGSGERLYRTGDVVRWNARGEVEYLGRADEQVKIRGFRIEPGEVQSVIAGHDLVRQSVVLVREDVPGDKRLVAYVVPDGDTAGGELAQHVTGFVASQLPEYMVPSAVVVLDALPLSVNGKLDRKALPAPVYSTGSGRGPASVQEEILCAVFAEVLGLESVGVDDDFFRLGGHSLLAVRLVGRVRSVLGVEVPLRVLFEAPTVAGLAVRLGGVERARVALTAGERPERVPLSFAQRRLWFINQLEGDGAAYNVPAVIRLSGDVDRDALGAAFLDVLGRHEVLRTVFPVVDGEPYQHILDPQELDWQLTVSEVAPEDLSTAVERALNHSFDLASELPIRAWLFEAGAELRALVVVMHHVASDGWSRGPLARDLSIAYAARGAGGVPEWAPLPVQYADYTLWQREILGDENDPESVMAGQVAYWREALSGSPEELGLPFDRVRPAVGSHRGYQVPVEVPAVVHERLVEVARAEGVTPFMVLQASLAVLLSKLGAGTDIPIGSANAGRTDEALDDLVGFFINTLVVRTDLSGWPSFREVLGRVRERTLSALAHQDVPFERLVEELAPARSMARHPLFQVVLTKQNTVDAVLELPGMQSGTAPADPGSSESEPGKPDPTAHESAAKFDLDVIVGEDFDADGRPVGVRGTVTVSADLFEPVWAGRIATAWVRVLDAVTSDPGIAVASVDVTEAAEREQVLTGWNATAVEVAGSSVVELFEAWVARAPDAVAIVADGERLTFAELDARANRLAHYLIGQGVGAESVVGLALPRGVGMIAGMLAVWKSGAGYLPLDAAQPTERVAFAMKDSRAALVVTTEEILDELPSVGVRLVAVDGALVRMQLAGLPETAPGIAPQPDGLAYVIYTSGSTGRPKGVAVTHGGVANYVASVPGRIGFDVPGGRYALLQAQATDLGNTVVFASLATGGELHVLPEEAVTDPALVAGYLTEHSIDFLKAVPSHLAALASVAGAEGVLPARSLVLGGEAASPELVRELVERAGKAAVFNHYGPTETTIGVATTRLSADDAAAGLVPVGSPVGNTRFYVLDEALRPVPVGVAGELYVAGAQLARGYVQRAGLTAERFVANPFEPGVRMYRTGDRARWTADGRVVFLGRTDEQVKVRGYRIELGEVQSVAAAYPLVAQAVVVARADVPGETRLVAYVVADDPDEDSSKLPSAVREFVGRRLPEHMVPSAVVVLDELPLTGNGKLDRKALPAPDYGNSSAGTGRRAASLQEELLCLAFAEVLGLESVGVDDDFFDLGGHSLLAVRLVSRIRTVLGVETEIRTLFEAPTVAALAARLTGAETARTPLTPMPRPEHLPLSYGQRRLWIINQMDGPSSTYNIPVSSRIPGDVDAPQLNAAFLDLIERHEVLRTVFPAVDGEPHQRILEPAALEWALQVIDVERDALGAAVDEAEQYEFDLSCEIPIRATLFRVGPEECVLVIVVHHIASDGWSWGPTMADLRTAYAARSAGRAPAWEPLPVQYADYTLWQREVLGDSVDPESLSARQIAYWREALAGVPEELELPADRPRPATASHRGHRTALEVSPEVHARLSEMARSEGVTMFMVMHGALSVLLNRLGAGTDFPIGSAAAGRTDEALSPLIGYFVNTFVVRTDVSGDPTFREVLARVREAALGSLSHTDVPFEKLVEELSPARSMARHPLFQVMFLLENAVRAKSDTRTEEPGHWTNGDSYENADGGVLATRSATVKFDLDFDMVEVHDVEGTPTGMHGGLTASADLFDAESSVRIAQRWVRLLATLAADPDLPVSEVDLLGPEERHRVLTEWNATEAPVPDGTVVELFEAQAARTPDAVALVQGEVELSYAELDARANRVARLLAGRGIGPENVVAAVFERTVDLVVALLGVIKAGATYLPIDPAYPADRIAYVIADSGAVCRLTSESLGERPAEPEGRLAEDTEAQRVPVVLLDSAEVRAELAALADGPLTDGERTAALLPEHPMWVIYTSGSTGRPKGVLVEHRAIVNFLSAMQDRFALDADERLLAVSTHGCDMAGFEFYLPLLNGARIVLAAQEQVLDPWALRALIRDTGATIVHATPSLWRGLVADAEDPVDWSRVRAMIGAEALPADLARTLLSRTPTLTNLYGPTETTVWSTGKELAGEDADASSIGSPIGNTRVYVLDERLSPVPVGVAGELYIAGRSVARGYLGRPGLTAGRFVADPFAGPGERMYRTGDVVRWTAHGDLQYVGRSDDQVKVRGFRVELGEIESVLAGHRSVGQAVALVREDAPGDQRLVAYVVPKRGVAQEELDQLGQAVRGVAQDRLPGYMVPSAVVVIDKLPLMPNGKLDRKALPVPETEVREDAHHSVTSFEANIGAAFAEVLGLDGVGVDDDFFALGGHSLLAVRLVEKLRESGVTIAVRDLFAAPTVAELMKRMSLSSVRDALDVLLPIREQGERPPFFFLHPAVGVSWCYMSLVRYVPADVPLYALQARGLDGSGELAGSIAEMAADYIEQMRSVQPSGPYHLLGWSYGGALAHEIAVQLQAAGEEVGALVLLDQYPWDPEEEKHLAAREAEFDQEELLDRLVDVVRLEAGGALGAITDEEYRVFAKVLYNGRRIRHDHVHGRFDGDALLIVAEEGREEDGPTSEDWAEFVTGTVAQAGVPCSHYDLAKPENLGLVWAEVSAWLGWED